From a single Mobula birostris isolate sMobBir1 chromosome 13, sMobBir1.hap1, whole genome shotgun sequence genomic region:
- the LOC140208390 gene encoding NACHT, LRR and PYD domains-containing protein 3-like isoform X2: protein MDTDLNSAISAFLSNCEDHQLFQLTRFYMERLEQAIEEGVEGVGFMLMGEDHFTGREYHSVADLAEKGNRAGASKLLLDLVMEKGSGARRVMWESFVKLHHHLPKLSRILNEIRERGDDQFAFMDTERGLSEVPAHLKAVQQKHMETLRAQTETLRVNTILMREKVKVFQLVDRYAELTVISTVRDRRLVEHELLARGRDHEEWIEKHLRGKLEKIRTDQLFKRSFLKKFKSSNMEKISGISAAVAGVPGIGKTTMVQKIVYDWATGKIYQQFQFVFSFKFRDLNSINCRINLKELILDQYRYFGNILREVWKNPEGLLFIFDGLDEFNETIDFADSQRDTEPQSTCTDPELKCKVSDIVYSLIQGKLLPGCSVLVTTRPTALHLLEKAKIGIWAEILGFVGEERKEYFIRHFEDQMVAAAVFKHVKKNEILYTMSYNPSYCWILALALGPFFTQRVRDPQRVPKTITQLYSYYIYNILKNHGREIENPRDVLLRVGQMAFRGVSEKKIVFTDGDLINYNLQPSQFLSGFLMELLEREDSARCVVYTFPHLTIQEFVAAVVQFLTLNPGNILKFLTEAHNTTDGRFEIFLRFVAGLSSPMTARGLEEFLGPFPHQTTCRVIDWVKEEVKRQSGNTWSEAGKRSFLNTLHYLFEAQNRGLAQAALGSVETLSFSGMTLTPIDCAVLSHVFGLCDTIQHLDLENCNIQCEGIQRLVPGLHKCQELRPTLTAAGGSEIHTPFPMREKRPSADCSSAK from the exons AGCGTGGCTGACCTCGCGGAGAAGGGAAATCGAGCGGGCGCTTCCAAACTTCTCCTGGATCTGGTGATGGAGAAGGGCTCCGGGgcccggagggtgatgtgggaatcctttgtgaAACTGCATCACCATTTACCGAAGCTGAGCAGAATATTGAATGAAATACGGGAACGTG GTGACGACCAGTTTGCCTTCATGGACACTGAGCGGGGTTTATCTGAAGTGCCAGCGCATCTGAAAG CTGTTCAGCAGAAACACAtggagactctgcgggcacaaactgaaacactgagagtcaacacgatcctgatgagggagaaggtgaaggttttccagctggttgatcgatacgctgagctcacggtcatttctactgttcgagatcggagactggtggaacatgagctgctggcaagaggcagagaccacgaggagtggatagAAAAACATCTCCGAGGAAAGCTGGAAAAAATCCGGACCGATCAGTTATTCAAGAGGAGttttcttaaaaaatttaaaagtTCTAACATGGAAAAAATATCCGGGATATCTGCAGCGGTGGCCGGCGTTCCAgggatcgggaaaacaacaatggtacaaaagattgtttatgactgggccacagggaaaatataccaacaGTTCCAATtcgtcttcagtttcaaattccgggatttaaactccattaactgCAGAATAAACTTGAAGGAACTGATACTGGATCAATATCGTTACTTTGGGAACATCCTGAGAGaagtctggaagaacccagagggattgctgtttatatttgatggtttggatgaattcaacGAAACAattgattttgctgacagtcaGAGAGACACAGAACCTCAGTCCACATGCACAGATCCTGAATTGAAGTGCaaggtgtctgacattgtgtacagtttaatccagggcaagctgctcccagggtgttcagtgctggtgaccacccgtcccactgcgttacatttattggaaaaggcaAAAATCGGTatctgggctgaaatcctgggatttgttggtgaggaacggaaggaatatttcatcagacattttgaagatcagatggtggcagcagctgttttcaaacacgtgaagAAGAatgagatcctgtacaccatgagctacaacccctcctactgctggatcctcgctctggcactgggccccttcttcacacaaagagtcagggacccgcagcgagttcccaagaccattACCCAACtatattcctactatatttacaatatcctgaaaaaccacggccgtgagattgaaaacccccgtgatgtgttactcagggttggtcagatggccttcagaggagtgtccgagaagaagattgtgtttacagatggagatttgatcaactacaatctgcagccttcccagttcctgtccgggttcctgatggagcttttggagagagaggattctgcccggtgtgtggtgtacacattcccacacctcaccatccaagagtttgtagctgcagtcgTACAATTCCTGACTCTAAATCCTGGGAATATcttgaaattcctcactgaagcccacaacACAACAGATGGCCGATTTGAGATATTTCTCCGTTTCGTTGCTGGTCTCTCCTCcccaatgacagctcggggcctggaggagtttctgggtccatttcctcatcaaacaacctgccgggtgattgactgggtgaaggaggaggttaaacgTCAGAGTGGAAACACATGGAGtgaagctggtaaaaggagcttcctgaacacattgcactacctgtttgaggctcagaatcgtggactggctcaggccgcactgggatcagtggaaacactttcattcagtggaatgacactgaccccgattgactgcgcggtcctgtctcatgtcttcggactctgtgatacaataCAACACCTCGACCTGGAGAACTGCaacattcagtgtgaaggaatccagcggctggtacccgggctgcacaagtgccaggAGTTGAG ACCGacactgactgcagcaggtgGGTCGGAGATTCACACCCCCTTCCCGATGAGGGAGAAGAGACCGTCAGCAGACTGTTCCAGTGCGAAGTAA